One window of the Nicotiana tabacum cultivar K326 chromosome 4, ASM71507v2, whole genome shotgun sequence genome contains the following:
- the LOC107771772 gene encoding lysine-specific demethylase JMJ13-like, with protein sequence MSVPGIRFSGTTMMRSKSKKADAGNGLLSEKRIPAKRKRKDVSNWDTAFSCDVQKVTKTKPAREVKKSCYRSPSPVKVSQKRKVSQLSTSEFDWIDTIKECPVYHPSKEEFEDPLAYVQKIALEASKFGICKVVSPLGSSVPPGAVLMKERKGFKFTTKLQPLRLAEWNNNDKISFFMRGRNYTIRDFEIMANKATARRYCISGCLPPAYVEKEFWKEMVHAKKGMVEYGINIDGSAFSSTFNDPLGSSKWNFKILPRLRRSTLRLIVNEIPGVTEPMLYIGMLFKSLQVFLTFAFLSINYHHCGAPKTWYGVPGHAAVQFENLIRHHVYNEEILSENGLNGVFNVLQEKTTTVSPKILLQYDVPVYKAVQMPGEFVITFPRAYHSGFSHGFNCGEAVNFAIGEWFPFGAEACERYALLGKVPIIPYEELLCAEAMSLPESLTHIPYCSADLVSLRCVMTSFSCLLRSYHHARWCLKKFRTSLRMCLKPRGSSVCVLCRRLCYVAYIECKCFDGPICLFHGT encoded by the exons GCTGATGCAGGGAATGGATTATTAAGTGAAAAAAGAATTCCAGCAAAACGTAAGCGTAAAGATGTTTCGAATTGGGATACAGCATTTTCTTGTGATGTTCAGAAAGTAACCAAAACAAAACCTGCAAGAGAAGTGAAGAAATCTTGTTATCGTAGCCCTTCTCCTGTAAAAGTTTCTCAAAAAAGGAAAGTCAGTCAGCTTAGTACGAGTGAATTTGATTGGATTGATACGATCAAAGAATGCCCAGTATATCATCCATCGAAGGAAGAATTTGAGGATCCCTTGGCTTATGTGCAGAAAATTGCTCTTGAAGCATCAAAATTTG GCATTTGTAAGGTTGTCTCTCCTCTGGGATCTTCTGTTCCACCGGGAGCAGTATTGATGAAAGAGCGAAAAGGTTTTAAGTTTACCACTAAGCTGCAACCTCTGCGACTTGCTGAATGGAATAACAACGATAAGATCTCCTTCTTCATGAGAGGAAG AAATTATACTATCCGTGATTTTGAGATAATGGCAAACAAGGCAACAGCTCGTAGATACTGTATATCTGGATGCCTTCCTCCTGCATATGTGGAAAAGGAATTCTGGAAAGAAATGGTACATGCAAAGAAAGGGATGGTTGAGTATGGAATTAATATAGATGGTAGTGCCTTCTCAAGCACTTTCAATGATCCTCTTGGAAGTAGCAAATGGAATTTCAAG ATACTACCTCGGCTGCGAAGATCCACATTACGCTTGATAGTAAACGAAATCCCG GGAGTAACTGAACCCATGCTATACATTGGGATGCTATTTA AATCTCTTCAAGTTTTCTTGACTTTTGCCTTTCTCAGCATTAATTATCATCATTGTGGGGCGCCCAAAACTTGGTATGGAGTTCCTGGGCATGCAGCTGTTCAGTTTGAGAATCTTATTCGGCATCATGTCTACAATGAGGAAATTCTATCAGAAAATGGGCTCAATGGAGTCTTTAACGTTCTTCAAGAGAAAACAACAACGGTTTCTCCAAAGATTTTGCTGCAATATGATGTCCCCGTTTACAAGGCTGTGCAAATGCCAGGGGAGTTTGTTATTACCTTCCCTAGAGCATACCATTCAGGATTTAGTCATG GCTTTAACTGTGGCGAGGCTGTGAATTTTGCAATTGGTGAATGGTTTCCATTTGGAGCTGAAGCATGTGAACGTTATGCTCTTCTTGGCAAGGTTCCAATTATTCCTTATGAAGAGCTCCTATGTGCAGAAGCAATGAGTCTCCCAGAGTCTTTAACTCACATACCTTATTGCTCAGCAGATTTAGTCTCCCTTCGTTGTGTAATGACTTcattttcatgcctattgagaTCGTACCACCATGCCCGCTGGTGCTTGAAGAAGTTTAGAACTTCACTTAGAATGTGTTTAAAACCTCGAGGATCATCCGTCTGCGTCCTCTGTAGACGACTATGTTACGTGGCATACATTGAATGCAAATGTTTCGATGGTCCCATATGCCTTTTTCATGGTACCTAG